A window from Engraulis encrasicolus isolate BLACKSEA-1 chromosome 13, IST_EnEncr_1.0, whole genome shotgun sequence encodes these proteins:
- the LOC134460656 gene encoding tubulin alpha chain-like, whose protein sequence is MRECISMHVGQAGAQMGNACWELYCLEHGIQPDGTMPSDKTIGGGDDSFNTFFSETGAGKHVPRAIFVDLEPTVIDEVRTGTYRQLFHPEQLITGKEDAANNYARGHYTIGKEIIDLVLDRTRKLADQCTGLQGFLIFHSFGGGTGSGFTSLLMERLSVDYGKKSKLEFAIYPAPQVSTAVVEPYNSILTTHTTLEHSDCAFMVDNEAIYDICRKNLDIERPTYTNLNRLIGQIVSSITASLRFDGALNVDLTEFQTNLVPYPRIHFPLATYAPVISAEKAYHEQLSVSDITNACFEPANQMVKCDPRHGKYMACCLLYRGDVVPKDVNSAIATIKTKRTIQFVDWCPTGFKVGINYQPPTVVPGGDLAKVQRAVCMLSNTTAIAEAWARLDHKFDLMYAKRAFVHWYVGEGMEEGEFSEAREDMAALEKDYEEVGTDSVGEEDEEGEEY, encoded by the exons ATG CGTGAGTGTATTTCTATGCATGTCGGCCAGGCCGGCGCCCAGATGGGCaatgcatgctgggagctgtactGTCTGGAGCACGGGATCCAGCCGGACGGCACCATGCCCAGCGACAAAACCATCGGAGGAGGAGACGACTCCTTCAACACCTTCTTCAGCGAGACGGGAGCGGGGAAACACGTGCCACGAGCCATCTTTGTAGACCTGGAGCCCACTGTAATAG ATGAGGTGAGGACGGGTACCTACCGCCAACTCTTCCACCCTGAACAGCTGATCACTGGCAAGGAGGACGCTGCCAACAACTACGCCCGCGGGCACTACACCATCGGCAAGGAGATCATCGACTTGGTTCTTGACCGGACGCGTAAACTG GCTGACCAGTGCACAGGCCTTCAAGGCTTCCTCATCTTCCACAGCTTCGGTGGAGGCACCGGCTCTGGTTTCACCTCCCTGCTGATGGAGCGCCTGTCGGTAGACTACGGCAAGAAGTCCAAGCTGGAGTTTGCCATCTACCCCGCACCCCAAGTGTCCACCGCAGTGGTGGAGCCCTACAACTCCATCCTGACCACCCACACCACCCTGGAGCACTCTGACTGTGCCTTCATGGTGGACAACGAAGCCATCTATGACATTTGCCGCAAGAATCTTGATATCGAGCGCCCAACCTACACCAACCTCAACCGTCTAATCGGTCAAATTGTCTCTTCCATCACCGCTTCCCTGAGATTCGACGGAGCCCTGAATGTGGATCTGACGGAGTTCCAGACAAACTTGGTGCCCTACCCACGTATCCACTTCCCTCTGGCCACCTACGCTCCTGTCATCTCCGCTGAGAAGGCCTACCATGAGCAGCTGTCCGTGTCTGACATCACAAATGCTTGCTTTGAACCAGCCAATCAGATGGTGAAGTGTGACCCTCGTCATGGCAAGTACATGGCCTGCTGCCTGCTCTACCGAGGCGACGTGGTACCCAAAGATGTCAACTCTGCAATTGCAACCATCAAGACCAAGAGAACCATCCAGTTTGTGGACTGGTGCCCCACTGGCTTCAAGGTGGGCATCAACTACCAGCCTCCAACCGTGGTGCCCGGTGGAGACCTGGCCAAGGTGCAGAGGGCCGTGTGCATGCTGAGCAACACCACCGCCATCGCCGAGGCCTGGGCCCGCCTGGACCACAAGTTCGACCTGATGTACGCCAAGAGGGCCTTCGTGCACTGGTACGTGGGAGAGGGCATGGAGGAGGGCGAGTTCTCCGAGGCCAGAGAAGACATGGCCGCCCTGGAGAAGGACTACGAGGAGGTGGGCACAGACAGCGTGGgcgaagaggacgaggagggagaggagtactAA
- the LOC134460658 gene encoding tubulin alpha chain-like gives MGNACWELYCLEHGIQPDGQMPSDKTTGGGDDSFNTFFSETGAGKHVPRAIFVDLEPTVIDEVRTGTYRQLFHPEQLITGKEDAANNYARGHYTIGKEIIDSVLDRIRKLADQCTGLQGFLVFHSFGGGTGSGFTSLLMERLSVDYGKKSKLEFAIYPAPQVSTAVVEPYNSILTTHTTLEHSDCAFMVDNEAIYDICRKNLDIERPTYTNLNRLIGQIVSSITASLRFDGALNVDLTEFQTNLVPYPRIHFPLATYAPVISAEKAYHEQLSVSDITNACFEPANQMVKCDPRHGKYMACCLLYRGDVVPKDVNSAIAAIKTKRTIQFVDWCPTGFKVGINYQPPTVVPGGDLAKVQRAVCMLSNTTAIAEAWARLDHKFDLMYAKRAFVHWYVGEGMEEGEFSEAREDMAALEKDYEEVGTDSVGDEDEDGDEY, from the exons ATGGGCaatgcatgctgggagctgtactGTCTGGAGCATGGCATCCAGCCAGACGGCCAGATGCCCAGCGACAAAACCACTGGAGGAGGAGACGACTCCTTCAACACCTTCTTCAGCGAGACGGGAGCGGGTAAACATGTGCCACGCGCCATCTTTGTGGACCTGGAACCCACCGTGATTG ATGAGGTGAGGACGGGTACCTATCGCCAGCTCTTCCACCCTGAACAGCTGATCACTGGCAAGGAGGACGCTGCCAACAACTACGCCCGCGGGCACTACACCATCGGCAAAGAGATCATCGACTCTGTGCTCGACCGCATCCGCAAACTG GCTGACCAGTGCACAGGCCTCCAAGGCTTCCTGGTCTTCCACAGCTTCGGTGGAGGCACCGGCTCTGGTTTCACCTCACTGCTGATGGAGCGCCTCTCAGTAGACTACGGCAAGAAGTCCAAGCTGGAGTTTGCCATCTACCCCGCACCCCAAGTGTCCACCGCAGTGGTGGAGCCCTACAACTCCATCCTGACCACCCACACCACCCTGGAGCACTCCGACTGTGCCTTCATGGTGGACAATGAAGCCATTTATGACATCTGCCGCAAGAATCTTGACATCGAGCGCCCAACCTACACCAACCTCAACCGACTCATTGGTCAAATAGTCTCCTCCATCACCGCGTCCCTGAGGTTTGACGGAGCCCTGAACGTGGATCTGACGGAGTTCCAGACCAACTTGGTGCCCTACCCACGTATCCACTTCCCCCTGGCCACCTACGCTCCAGTCATCTCTGCTGAGAAGGCCTACCATGAGCAGCTGTCCGTGTCTGACATCACAAATGCTTGCTTTGAACCCGCCAATCAGATGGTGAAGTGTGACCCTCGTCATGGTAAATACATGGCCTGCTGCCTGCTCTACAGAGGCGACGTGGTACCCAAAGACGTCAACTCTGCAATTGCTGCCATCAAGACCAAACGCACCATCCAGTTTGTGGACTGGTGCCCCACTGGCTTCAAGGTGGGCATCAACTACCAGCCTCCAACCGTGGTGCCCGGTGGAGACCTGGCCAAGGTGCAGAGGGCCGTGTGCATGCTGAGCAACACCACCGCCATCGCCGAGGCCTGGGCCCGCCTGGACCACAAGTTCGACCTGATGTACGCCAAGAGGGCCTTCGTACACTGGTACGTGGGAGAGGGCATGGAGGAGGGCGAGTTCTCCGAGGCCAGAGAAGACATGGCCGCCCTGGAGAAGGACTACGAGGAGGTGGGCACAGACAGTGTGGGGGACGAAGACGAGGATGGGGATGAGTACTGA